From a region of the Clostridiales bacterium genome:
- a CDS encoding glycoside hydrolase family 1 protein: MDLKISKSSNFEPFNLPSDLLLGSATASLQIEGGDIHNNWYKFCEAGKIKDKTHCKMADDHWNRYEEDIKLMKNLNHDIYRMSLEWARIEPERGKFCEDALSHYRREIQMLIDNSIKPLVTIHHFSNPIWFEDIGGWANPDSVELFKDYTQKVVTYLGDIVTEWITINEPNVYLLETYITADFPPGKPSLSNFFKGLKNMAKAHIECYKLIHRIRKDMGCSGKTTVGVANHIRVFDVYHNSLAARIPRDLADFCFHTLFTESMVNGRFLFPIGSGGYPYGKGRYSDFFGINYYSRDIIKFSWNPGMMFADLKVAENAEVNDLGWEIYPYGLYRVCRKYWSIYKLPIYITENGICDSKDEKRTKFIYDHLKMIKKLADENVDVKRYYHWSLLDNFEWEKGLTPRFGLIEVDYKTQKRTIRKSGHFFAEVSKNKAVTADMIKRYF, encoded by the coding sequence ATGGATTTAAAAATATCTAAATCAAGTAATTTCGAACCCTTTAATCTTCCATCCGATCTGCTTTTAGGGTCTGCTACCGCCTCCTTGCAGATAGAAGGCGGCGATATTCACAATAACTGGTATAAATTTTGCGAAGCGGGAAAAATAAAGGATAAAACGCACTGCAAGATGGCAGACGACCATTGGAACCGGTATGAAGAGGATATCAAACTCATGAAGAATCTAAACCATGACATCTACAGGATGAGTTTGGAATGGGCACGTATCGAGCCTGAAAGAGGCAAATTCTGCGAAGATGCATTATCCCATTACCGCAGGGAAATTCAAATGCTGATAGACAATAGCATAAAACCTCTTGTTACCATTCATCATTTTTCAAACCCCATATGGTTTGAAGACATCGGCGGATGGGCAAATCCGGATTCCGTGGAATTATTTAAAGACTATACTCAAAAAGTGGTAACGTACTTGGGAGATATAGTAACGGAATGGATAACAATAAATGAGCCTAACGTATATTTATTAGAGACTTACATCACCGCTGATTTCCCGCCGGGGAAACCAAGTTTGTCAAATTTTTTCAAAGGCCTTAAAAACATGGCAAAAGCTCATATAGAATGCTATAAGCTAATCCACAGGATAAGGAAGGATATGGGCTGCAGCGGTAAAACAACGGTTGGCGTCGCAAACCATATACGCGTATTTGATGTCTACCATAACAGCTTAGCGGCAAGGATCCCCCGGGACCTGGCTGATTTTTGCTTCCACACCCTGTTCACCGAAAGCATGGTAAATGGAAGATTCCTTTTCCCCATAGGTTCAGGAGGTTATCCTTACGGAAAAGGCAGATACTCGGACTTCTTTGGCATAAATTATTATTCGAGAGATATAATAAAATTTTCGTGGAACCCAGGGATGATGTTTGCAGATTTAAAAGTGGCTGAAAATGCGGAAGTCAACGATCTCGGTTGGGAGATATACCCTTACGGCCTTTACAGGGTGTGCAGGAAATATTGGTCCATTTATAAGTTGCCTATCTATATAACGGAGAACGGCATATGCGATTCAAAGGATGAAAAGAGAACAAAGTTTATATATGACCATTTAAAAATGATAAAAAAACTTGCAGATGAAAATGTAGATGTTAAAAGATACTATCATTGGTCGCTTCTCGATAATTTTGAATGGGAAAAGGGGTTGACCCCAAGGTTCGGGCTTATAGAAGTCGATTATAAAACCCAGAAGAGAACCATAAGGAAAAGCGGACATTTCTTTGCAGAGGTTTCTAAAAATAAAGCCGTGACAGCGGATATGATAAAAAGATATTTTTAA
- a CDS encoding DUF4236 domain-containing protein: MGLSFRKSVKLGGGTRLNISKSGIGISSGIKGLRVGVGPKGLRTTASIPGTGIRYTKQKSLKSPSRVDYGPVNSNQGYIPAYLIIPKVPFKYFALTLILFPLILIGCFAPPFLLVTLAVAIADIIVCNTKGYKILMNTQKAIKAFESSNNPKCYKYAGKVLQYDPDNYTAEAFMAMKYSDELNSEMVIKIMTLLPPAYLDLSMQYRLAAAYCDTKQYKPAIPLFQQIIKESDGDLFPYELLAESFFNIGETSLALDTCTEALKHRKKKSEKESYRYELRYTKAQCYIKMGMEKDALKELNVIYSHDIGFKDVGQLREKLLNKKGQ, from the coding sequence ATGGGTTTAAGTTTCAGAAAATCTGTAAAGCTGGGAGGTGGAACAAGATTGAACATCAGCAAAAGCGGAATAGGCATAAGCAGCGGAATAAAAGGTTTGCGTGTAGGCGTGGGACCTAAGGGATTAAGGACGACAGCCTCTATTCCGGGGACAGGAATAAGATATACGAAACAAAAATCGTTGAAAAGTCCAAGCAGGGTTGATTATGGGCCGGTTAATTCAAATCAGGGGTACATACCTGCATATTTGATAATTCCCAAAGTGCCTTTTAAATATTTCGCTTTGACATTGATTTTGTTTCCTTTAATCTTAATAGGCTGCTTTGCGCCGCCGTTCCTTCTTGTAACTTTAGCCGTGGCAATTGCAGATATTATTGTCTGCAATACGAAAGGTTATAAAATCTTAATGAATACGCAAAAAGCCATAAAGGCTTTTGAATCGTCAAATAATCCAAAATGTTATAAATATGCGGGGAAGGTTTTGCAATATGATCCCGATAACTATACGGCAGAAGCATTTATGGCAATGAAGTATTCCGATGAATTGAATAGTGAAATGGTTATAAAAATAATGACTTTACTGCCTCCGGCATACCTTGACTTATCGATGCAGTACAGGCTTGCGGCTGCTTATTGCGACACAAAGCAATATAAACCCGCAATACCTTTATTCCAGCAAATAATCAAGGAATCGGACGGAGATCTTTTCCCATACGAGCTATTGGCGGAATCATTTTTTAATATAGGCGAAACAAGTTTGGCATTGGATACATGCACTGAAGCCCTGAAGCACAGAAAAAAGAAATCAGAAAAGGAATCTTACCGATATGAGCTCAGATACACTAAAGCCCAGTGCTATATTAAAATGGGTATGGAAAAAGACGCATTGAAGGAACTAAATGTAATATATTCACATGACATCGGCTTCAAAGATGTCGGGCAGCTAAGGGAAAAGTTATTGAACAAAAAAGGCCAGTAA